TAGTAACTTTAAGGAAAGCTGCAGCTATGCCGGCATAGGGATGGCTGTACTAATCAGTGGAATCAAGAAGCATGGAAACGCAACAACGGatgatttaatttttacccTCCCACAGAGTAACGCTTTTAGGTTATGTCAGTATAGACTCATGGTCGAAAAGTTAGCCACTCTACAGGTAACTGGAAAAGAAATCAAAGTCTCCTGGGAAAATgacatgaagaaaaatgaattccATGCGGAAGATATTTATCAAAATAGACTCGCAATGTCGGATAAAAGAAAAGCCATCGAAGAGTTCGGcatagaaaaggaaaacatattCGAAGATGTATCTGTGCGGGAATTTCACAAAAGTAACAcgcaaaggaagaaggaagaagaagaggaagaggaagaggaagaagaaggagaagaggaggaagaagaatcTGTAGTAATCCaattggaggaagaaaacaaatatgAGGACCTATCCAgggttaagaaaaaaaaaatacaaaccaTCCTCTCGCAGGGTGATTCAAATGAAAGCATTTTAGTacctgaagaaaaaaacaccttttgcttttttgaaAGCCCCAAAGGGGGTGAACAGCTCGACGCGTTGGCCAGTTCCTACCCGGGAGGAGGCAGTCACCAAGAGAAGGATCAGACAAACAGCCCAAGTGGTGCACCAAATATAAATCCCCTGACATACGAACAACGAGAAGCAGCAAACGGTATCACGAACGAAACAAATAATCATGTTCCAAGCAGATGTTATAACACGGAAAGTGCTACACTGTATGAGCAcgtaaaagggggaaaaaaggaggacgtACACgaggggaaaggaaagacaCACCCCATGTTGGGAAGACCCCCCCttggaagaggaaggaaaagcaGACACGCCCAGGATTCCAGCGCAACGAATGGGCAATCTTCTCAAGAAGCGGCGGATTCTCATAGAGAACCGTACAACGATGAGAAGAAGCTGAACGACCCATGGTACTACGAAGAAAGCGAAGAGACGTGGGCTAAAAAAGTCCTCAAAAGAAACGATGAACTTATGGAAACGTGGAGAAACAAAACGAGGCAAAGGGAAATCGAAAAAGAgagacaaattttttacgaaaaacaaatgattttgaaaaatgaaattctaAGGAGAAAACTCTTGGGCGAAGAAAAACTAACTGAAGAGGAGATTAACGCATATCTCTatgatgaacaaaaaagcaaCGCAAATAATTCTCAAGCATCAAGTAGCGCTGAGCCTATAGAACTGCctgcaaaaaattgcccaGTTATACCCATCATAATCAGAACCAACTATGTTGGAATGTTCGACATATTTCTAGACGAATTTGAAAAtctccaaaaaatttataatgttAAAATATCTGTCGTTCATGGTGGAATAGGTCCCATAACCCCAAACGACGTTGTTCATGCAGAAGTAGAAAGTAATTTTGGCTATTGTTGCATTTACGCTTTTCAAGTCAAAGTTTTACCTGACTCGGTAAAGCAATCAGTGCTCTCCAATATTGTGATAAAACAATTCGACGTTTTCACCGACCTAATAGACGATGTTGTGaatagaattaaaaatattaaggCACTAATTGCACataatatgtatgtgcgAAGtctcaaaaatgaaagaacaCAGGAGGGGGTGTAAGTCTTACTGTGAAACGCATTACAGTtgctttgaaaaataatgcatTGTCATGTCGGGCGATggggaaaaatcaaaatatcAGGAGAAAGTATGGATGACCATGTTTTTATTACTCCTTAGGTTTGAATACCATGTTCAGGGGTTCTCTTCTTTACACTACCAACTTTTGGAAAACTTAGAACCGCGCCATGGCTATAAAAATGGTAGTGTTTGCTTTGGCGCCTCTCAGCTGCCCAGATAAGGGTCAAATGCTGAAGAATTTCATCCAACATCCTTTTTAACTACAAATATTGCCCATTTTTAGTGGGAGGCATTCTTGTTTCCATTTGGCAGAAatctgcaaaagggggagcacATCCATATGtgcgcatgtacatacaaacaTGTCTATGGCAtccccccatttgttttcaatCCGTTTAGGTTAATTTCGCTTCAGCTTAgcggatttatttttaatttattttattttattttttttttgctcaagTAAAAACTTCTCACATTTGCTAAGTTTAAAAAGTGgaatttactaaaaaaacaAGTTTCATAATTCATGCAAGAGTGTTCACATTGCAAAACGATACGAAGGGGAACATTTGTGTgaatcattaaaaaaatggaaaaaaaataaaatgtcaaTTTAAAGAGTAGTGTGTAAGATAtaacacaaattttaaagGGCTACAAATGTACTTTTGGCGAAACGGTTGTAAATTTAATGCGCCACCACATATATGCATCtcgcataaaaatgtatttatgcGCATTAATGTATTAGCATTAATTTTGTCTTAAAACTTCATATTCCTTTTAAGTGTATTCTTTTTAGGAGCGTCTCATCAGatccattttaaattttcttgcCCGTGTTGGTCGACACGATTGGGGACGACCTCTCGTTCTGTTCTTTGTAAACACCGTTGTATTGCGCTCGTGCCGTCATTTGTGATCCCTTGAATTTCATATAATAATGGTAGAAACTTCCATCGGGTTAGAAAAAACTGTCTTGGAGGTGTAGACTTGTACTGCCGGCGCGGGCACAACTGCTGATACGGGTACAACGGCTGGTACAGACACAACTGATGATACGGGTACAACGGTCGGTACAGACACAACGGATGATATGGGTACAACGGCCGGTACAGACACAACTGCTGCCGG
This genomic stretch from Plasmodium cynomolgi strain B DNA, chromosome 14, whole genome shotgun sequence harbors:
- a CDS encoding small GTP-binding protein (putative), with product MITLCYKLLYKGKFIPVGRRIFREKLISGRKQKSPIILLPPYITIHELRLMLNINYDTCFKAANVYKSGNVYKWKDSEDRTFQSVNKRNVIIPYSTAAYVSKIFKFKPRLIQVELFCEEEEKSSGTLQDVYRKVYLAEEYHENCSYDPPSLPPNERRTQLEDKKKSYYTVVSVIGHINHGKTTMLDKMTNNNLALSEAGCITQNIKPIHFEHGPFKFTFVDTPGHKVFQIFRGRAAFLSDILIILISLEVGAEIQTEEAIKYADKFGIPVIFVLNKADLYGENESIVKAELRKQCTNMYDDGNLKHNFSKEIENAIAISSLTGYNLDKLINRLFFISHYIDLPYHSVNRFYNTCEAIRDADLGVGNSLGGGNSRDNPPDGDTSRDNAPHGNTPHGNPPREEKTHPSMHNTEKAKERRKSDLNLLQKYIRKSDCLLAIDKNPMGMGMVVDVSKDSSKGTVLHVIVRNGFFIEGSYFICGSAYGKIQKMYKFNSNFKESCSYAGIGMAVLISGIKKHGNATTDDLIFTLPQSNAFRLCQYRLMVEKLATLQVTGKEIKVSWENDMKKNEFHAEDIYQNRLAMSDKRKAIEEFGIEKENIFEDVSVREFHKSNTQRKKEEEEEEEEEEEGEEEEEESVVIQLEEENKYEDLSRVKKKKIQTILSQGDSNESILVPEEKNTFCFFESPKGGEQLDALASSYPGGGSHQEKDQTNSPSGAPNINPLTYEQREAANGITNETNNHVPSRCYNTESATLYEHVKGGKKEDVHEGKGKTHPMLGRPPLGRGRKSRHAQDSSATNGQSSQEAADSHREPYNDEKKLNDPWYYEESEETWAKKVLKRNDELMETWRNKTRQREIEKERQIFYEKQMILKNEILRRKLLGEEKLTEEEINAYLYDEQKSNANNSQASSSAEPIELPAKNCPVIPIIIRTNYVGMFDIFLDEFENLQKIYNVKISVVHGGIGPITPNDVVHAEVESNFGYCCIYAFQVKVLPDSVKQSVLSNIVIKQFDVFTDLIDDVVNRIKNIKALIAHNMYVRSLKNERTQEGV